A genomic region of Parambassis ranga chromosome 7, fParRan2.1, whole genome shotgun sequence contains the following coding sequences:
- the LOC114437927 gene encoding tubulin alpha-1A chain produces MRECISIHVGQAGVQIGNACWELYCLEHGIQPDGQMPSDKTLGGGDDSFNTFFSETGAGKHVPRAVFVDLEPTVIDEVRTGTYRQLFHPEQLITGKEDAANNYARGHYTIGKEIIDLVLDRIRKLADQCTGLQGFLVFHSFGGGTGSGFTSLLMERLSVDYGKKSKLEFSIYPAPQVSTAVVEPYNSILTTHTTLEHSDCAFMVDNEAIYDICRRNLDIERPTYTNLNRLIGQIVSSITASLRFDGALNVDLTEFQTNLVPYPRIHFPLATYAPVISAEKAYHEQLSVSEITNACFEPANQMVKCDPRHGKYMACCLLYRGDVVPKDVNAAIATIKTKRTIQFVDWCPTGFKVGINYQPPTVVPGGDLAKVQRAVCMLSNTTAIAEAWARLDHKFDLMYAKRAFVHWYVGEGMEEGEFSEAREDMAALEKDYEEVGVDSIEGEGEEEGEEY; encoded by the exons ATG CGTGAGTGTATCTCCATCCACGTCGGTCAGGCTGGTGTGCAGATTGGCAATGCCTGCTGGGAGCTTTACTGCCTGGAACATGGGATCCAGCCGGACGGACAGATGCCCAGTGACAAGACTCTTGGAGGAGGAGATGATTCTTTCAACACCTTCTTCAGTGAGACTGGAGCTGGAAAACACGTCCCCAGAGCTGTCTTTGTGGACCTGGAGCCCACTGTCATTG ATGAGGTGCGCACTGGGACCTACCGCCAGCTGTTCCACCCCGAGCAGCTGATAACTGGCAAGGAGGATGCTGCCAACAACTACGCCAGAGGACACTACACCATTGGCAAAGAGATCATCGATCTGGTATTGGATAGGATCCGTAAGCTG gcGGACCAGTGCACCGGTCTTCAGGGCTTCCTGGTGTTCCACAGCTTCGGTGGTGGCACCGGCTCTGGTTTCACCTCCCTGCTGATGGAGCGTCTGTCCGTCGACTATGGCAAGAAGTCCAAGCTGGAGTTCTCCATCTACCCAGCTCCCCAGGTGTCCACCGCTGTGGTGGAGCCCTACAACTCCATCCTCACCACCCACACCACCCTCGAGCACTCCGACTGTGCCTTCATGGTGGATAACGAGGCCATCTACGACATCTGCCGCAGGAACCTCGACATCGAGCGTCCTACCTACACCAACCTGAACAGGCTTATCGGTCAGATCGTGTCCTCCATCACAGCTTCCCTTCGTTTCGATGGTGCCCTCAACGTTGATCTGACAGAGTTCCAGACCAACTTGGTGCCATATCCCCGTATCCACTTCCCTCTGGCCACCTATGCCCCTGTCATCTCTGCTGAGAAGGCTTACCatgagcagctctctgtgtctgaGATCACCAACGCCTGCTTTgagccagccaatcagatggtGAAATGCGACCCCCGCCATGGCAAGTACATGGCCTGCTGCCTCCTGTACCGTGGTGATGTGGTGCCTAAAGATGTCAATGCTGCCATCGCCACCATCAAAACCAAGCGCACCATCcagtttgtggactggtgtcccACTGGTTTCAAGGTCGGCATCAACTACCAGCCTCCCACTGTGGTTCCTGGTGGAGACCTGGCCAAGGTGCAGAGGGCTGTGTGCATGCTGAGCAACACCACTGCTATTGCAGAGGCCTGGGCTCGCCTTGACCACAAGTTTGATCTGATGTACGCTAAGCGTGCCTTCGTTCATTGGTATGTAGGTGAGGGtatggaggagggagagttcTCTGAGGCCAGAGAGGACATGGCAGCTCTGGAGAAGGATTATGAGGAGGTTGGAGTAGATTCTATTgagggtgagggagaggaggaaggagaggagtaTTAA
- the LOC114437925 gene encoding tubulin alpha chain-like: protein MRECISIHVGQAGVQIGNACWELYCLEHGIQPDGQMPSDKTRGGGDDSFNTFFSETGAGKHVPRAVFVDLEPTVIDEVRTGTYRQLFHPEQLITGKEDAANNYARGHYTIGKEIIDLVLERVRKLADQCTGLQGFLVFHSFGGGTGSGFTSLLMERLSVDYGKKSKLEFSIYPAPQVSTAVVEPYNSILTTHTTLEHSDCAFMVDNEAIYDICRRNLDIERPTYTNLNRLISQIVSSITASLRFDGALNVDLTEFQTNLVPYPRIHFPLATYAPVISAEKAYHEQLSVSEITNACFEPANQMVKCDPRHGKYMACCLLYRGDVVPKDVNAAIAAIKTKRSIQFVDWCPTGFKVGINYQPPTVVPGGDLAKVQRAVCMLSNTTAIAEAWARLDHKFDLMYTKRAFVHWYVGEGMEEGEFSEAREDMAALEKDYEEVGADTLGEEDEDEGEEY, encoded by the exons ATG CGTGAGTGTATCTCCATCCACGTCGGTCAGGCTGGTGTGCAGATTGGCAATGCATGCTGGGAGCTTTACTGCCTGGAACATGGGATCCAGCCGGACGGACAGATGCCCAGTGACAAGACTCgtggaggaggagatgattCCTTCAACACCTTCTTTAGTGAGACTGGAGCTGGAAAACACGTCCCCAGAGCTGTCTTTGTGGACCTGGAGCCCACTGTCATTG ATGAGGTGCGCACTGGGACCTACCGCCAGCTGTTCCACCCTGAGCAGCTGATCACTGGCAAGGAGGATGCTGCCAACAACTACGCCAGAGGACACTACACCATCGGCAAAGAGATCATCGACCTGGTGCTGGAGAGGGTCCGCAAGCTG gcGGACCAGTGCACCGGTCTTCAGGGATTCCTGGTGTTCCACAGCTTCGGTGGTGGCACCGGCTCTGGTTTCACCTCCCTGCTGATGGAGCGTCTGTCAGTCGACTATGGCAAGAAGTCCAAGCTGGAGTTCTCCATCTACCCAGCTCCCCAGGTGTCCACCGCTGTGGTGGAGCCCTACAACTCCATCCTCACCACCCACACCACCCTCGAGCACTCCGACTGTGCCTTCATGGTGGATAACGAGGCCATCTACGACATCTGCCGCAGGAACCTCGACATCGAGCGTCCTACCTACACCAACCTGAACAGGCTGATCAGTCAGATCGTGTCCTCCATCACTGCTTCCCTTCGTTTCGATGGTGCCCTCAACGTTGATCTGACAGAGTTCCAGACCAACTTGGTGCCATATCCCCGTATCCACTTCCCTCTGGCCACCTATGCCCCTGTCATCTCTGCTGAGAAGGCTTACCatgagcagctctctgtgtccgAGATCACCAACGCCTGCTTTgagccagccaatcagatggtGAAATGCGACCCCCGCCACGGCAAGTACATGGCCTGCTGCCTCCTGTACCGTGGTGATGTGGTGCCTAAAGATGTCAATGCTGCCATCGCTGCCATCAAAACCAAGCGCAGCATCcagtttgtggactggtgtcccACTGGTTTCAAGGTCGGCATCAACTACCAGCCTCCCACTGTGGTTCCTGGTGGAGACCTGGCCAAGGTGCAGAGGGCTGTGTGCATGCTGAGCAACACCACTGCTATTGCAGAGGCCTGGGCTCGCCTTGACCACAAGTTCGATCTCATGTATACCAAGCGTGCCTTCGTTCATTGGTATGTAGGTGAGGGtatggaggagggagagttcTCTGAGGCCAGAGAAGACATGGCAGCTCTGGAGAAGGATTATGAGGAGGTTGGAGCTGACACTCtgggagaggaagatgaagatgagggtgaagaatattaa
- the jph2 gene encoding junctophilin-2 gives MSGGRFEFDDGGAYCGGWEGGKAHGHGICTGPKGQGEFSGSWNYGFEVVGVYTWPSGNTYEGYWSQGKRHGLGVETKGHWIYKGEWTHGFKGRYGVRISVGSGAKYEGTWNNGLQDGYGTETYADGGTFQGQFTGGMRHGYGVRQSVPYGMAAVVRSPLRTSLTSLRSEHSNGTVLQQDIPVITTTNASGEEMPVTAPAQLGPSRGGFALTLQVDPEAVKPKKKGLFRRGSLLGKLKKSESNTSLSSQKSKISFLRTESALSSNASDTNSTISIGDESLAGGDDFPPVEADIDATTTEVYMGEWKNDKRSGYGISERSSGLKYEGEWLNNQRHGYGCTTFAEGGKEEGKYMNNMLVKAMKKRVIQLKGTKIKQKVERAVEGAQRAAAIGKQKAEIAASRTSHSKAKSDGAEQAAQASNRESSIARLVAKELSPSFYQPGPEYLKKRVLQEVAEGSENTDIVMHEPLLAEEEPLPTPPESPLMNELDSLMPGSSPGRTPSPSPGIIGKEEPKLLSPGSWNEDKTNKGGGSKGSSKPNSRPSSRPTTPSTSVSAPAPAAPEGGGAPSSRGPSRTPSRQSTKNEQASELEIKPLQKFDSEAKAPDVTPAATPPVRNSLILPDEEEEEAPRLTNRVPSKAATPEPKANEVKTERAPSVHERAPSVSENKVESREPSRPASKAETRPLPKRQPSPAPTPKPAPTPTPEPKTPPRQAESKAISAKPGAKVDLRAEARLKAILSSPSNEVTAESLELEGPNTIMICMVILLNIGLAILFVHILS, from the exons ATGAGCGGAGGTCGCTTTGAGTTTGATGACGGTGGAGCTTACTGCGGAGGCTGGGAGGGGGGGAAGGCGCACGGCCATGGCATCTGCACCGGACCCAAGGGCCAGGGCGAGTTTTCAGGCTCCTGGAACTACGGCTTCGAGGTGGTTGGTGTCTACACCTGGCCCAGCGGGAACACCTATGAGGGGTATTGGTCGCAGGGGAAGCGTCACGGCTTGGGAGTAGAAACCAAAGGACACTGGATTTACAAAGGGGAATGGACTCACGGCTTCAAAGGGAGATACGGCGTCCGGATCAGCGTGGGCAGCGGGGCCAAGTACGAAGGAACGTGGAATAATGGCCTTCAGGACGGATATGGAACAGAAACCTATGCTGATGGAG GTACTTTCCAGGGTCAGTTCACTGGTGGGATGCGGCATGGTTACGGTGTCCGTCAGAGCGTGCCCTACGGCATGGCAGCAGTTGTCCGCTCCCCTCTTCGGACCTCCCTGACCTCCCTTCGCAGCGAGCACAGCAACGGCACCGTCCTGCAGCAGGACATCCCcgtcatcaccaccaccaaTGCCTCAGGCGAGGAGATGCCTGTCACCGCTCCCGCCCAACTGGGGCCGTCACGCGGAGGCTTCGCCCTCACGCTGCAGGTGGACCCTGAAGCTGTGAAACCCAAGAAGAAGGGTCTGTTCCGGCGCGGCTCCCTGCTGGGTAAGCTGAAGAAGTCCGAATCAAACACGTCGCTGTCCAGCCAGAAGAGCAAGATCAGCTTCCTGAGGACAGAATCAGCTCTCAGCTCCAACGCCAGTGACACCAACTCCACCATCAGCATCGGGGATGAGAGCCTGGCCGGAGGAGATGATTTCCCCCCAGTGGAGGCCGACATCGACGCCACCACCACAGAGGTGTACATGGGAGAGTGGAAGAACGACAAGCGCTCAGGATACGGAATAAGCGAAAGGTCCAGCGGGCTGAAGTACGAGGGCGAGTGGCTGAACAACCAGAGACACGGCTATGGCTGCACCACGTTCGccgagggagggaaggaggagggcaAGTACATGAACAACATGCTGGTGAAGGCCATGAAGAAGAGGGTCATCCAGCTGAAAGGAACCAAGATCAAGCAGAAGGTGGAGCGGGCGGTGGAGGGCGCTCAGAGGGCCGCCGCCATCGgcaaacagaaagcagagatCGCTGCTTCGAG GACCTCCCATTCAAAGGCCAAATCAGACGGAGCTGAACAGGCTGCTCAGGCCTCCAATCGCGAGTCCAGCATCGCCAGACTGGTGGCCAAAGAGCTCTCCCCGTCTTTCTATCAGCCAG GTCCTGAATACCTGAAGAAGAGAGTGTTACAGGAGGTTGCAGAGGGCAGTGAGAACACCGACATTGTCATGCACGAGCCGCTGCTAGCTGAAGAGGAGCCTCTGCCCACGCCGCCTGAAAGCCCACTCATGAACGAACTGGACAGCCTCATGCCTGGCTCCTCCCCAGGTCGTACCCCTTCCCCAAGCCCGGGCATTATCGGCAAGGAGGAGCCCAAACTCCTCAGTCCAGGAAGCTGGAATGAAGACAAAACCAATAAAGGTGGTGGGAGTAAAGGCAGCAGTAAACCCAACAGCAGGCCCAGCAGTCGCCCCACCACCCCGTCAACCTCGGTGTCTGCTCCCGCCCCGGCTGCACCTGAAGGAGGAGGGGCCCCCAGCAGCCGTGGCCCCTCTCGCACCCCCAGCCGTCAGAGTACCAAAAACGAGCAGGCCTCCGAGCTGGAGATCAAGCCGCTGCAGAAGTTTGACTCTGAGGCAAAAGCTCCAGACGTCACTCCTGCAGCGACTCCCCCTGTAAGGAATAGCCTCATCTTaccagatgaagaagaagaagaagcacctCGCCTCACCAACAGAGTGCCCTCCAAAGCTGCAACACCCGAGCCTAAGGCCAATGAGGTCAAAACTGAAAGAGCTCCATCAGTCCACGAACGAGCGCCGTCCGTCTCTGAGAACAAAGTGGAGTCCAGAGAACCGAGCAGGCCGGCCAGCAAAGCAGAGACGAGACCATTACCAAAACGGCAACCCAGTCCAGCTCCAACCCCAAAACCTGCTCCAACTCCAACTCCTGAACCTAAAACGCCCCCAAGGCAAGCAGAATCCAAAGCCATAAGCGCCAAACCAGGCGCTAAGGTTGATCTCAGAGCAGAGGCCAGGCTGAAGGCCATTTTGTCCAGCCCAAGTAATGAGGTGACTGCTGAGTCTTTGGAGCTGGAG GGCCCAAACACCATAATGATCTGCATGGTGATCCTGCTCAACATCGGCCTGGCCATCCTCTTTGTCCACATTTTGTCATGA
- the gdap1l1 gene encoding ganglioside-induced differentiation-associated protein 1-like 1 isoform X2 encodes MASSNHVTPTNCSWWPISAMEEDGKITDGEECEEPTAEPKPINKDRLVLYHWTQSFTSQKRLQVRLVINEKGLVCEERDVSLPLQEHKEPWFMRLNLGEEVPVFLHGDTIISDYNQIIDYLEKHFVGEAVAQLIPDADSPLHERVQQYRQLLDGLPMDAYTHGCILHPELTTDSMIPKYATAEIRRHLANAATELMKLDHEEPQLTEPYLSKQKKLMAKILDHDNVNYLKKILGELAMVLDQVEAELEKRKLEYQGQKCELWLCGPDFTLADICLGALLHRLKFLGLSKKYWEDGSRPNLQSFFVRVQKRYAFRKVLGDIHTTLLSAVLPNAFRMVKKKPPSFFGASFLMGSLGGMGYFAYWFLKKKYM; translated from the exons ATGGCGTCTTCCAACCATGTTACCCCCACCAACTGTAGCTGGTGGCCCATCTCAGCCATGGAGGAAGACGGCAAAATCACAGACGGAGAGGAGTGCGAGGAACCGACGGCAGAGCCCAAACCCATCAACAAAGACAGGCTGGTTTTGTACCACTGGACGCAGTCTTTCACCTCccaaaag AGGTTACAG GTACGTCTCGTCATTAATGAGAAAGGCCTGGTCTGTGAGGAGAGGGATGTGAGCTTGCCGCTGCAGGAGCACAAGGAGCCTTGGTTCATGAGGCTGAACCTGGGCGAGGAGGTGCCCGTCTTCCTCCACGGAGACACCATCATCAGTGACTACAACCAGATTATAGATTACCTGGAGAAACACTTTGTGGGAG AGGCGGTGGCTCAGCTGATTCCCGACGCAGACTCGCCTCTTCACGAGCGCGTGCAGCAGTACCGTCAGCTACTGGACGGCCTGCCCATGGACGCTTACACACATGGCTGCATCCTCCATCCAGAGCTCACCACTGACTCTATGATCCCAAAGTATGCCACCGCAGAAATACGCA gacACCTGGCTAATGCTGCGACGGAGCTGATGAAGTTGGACCATGAGGAGCCTCAGCTGACAGAACCATACCTGTCCAAGCAGAAGAAGCTAATG GCAAAAATCTTGGACCATGATAATGTGAACTACCTGAAGAAAATCCTGGGGGAGTTAGCCATGGTTCTGGATCAAGTGGAGGCTGAACTGGAGAAGAGGAAACTAGAGTATCAAG GTCAGAAGTGTGAGTTGTGGCTTTGTGGACCTGATTTTACACTAGCTGATATCTGCCTCGGAGCCTTGTTGCACAGGCTCAAGTTCTTGGGACTTTCTAAGAAATACTGGGAGGATGGCAGCCGACCCAACCTGCAGTCCTTTTTTGTGCGTGTGCAAAAACGCTACGCTTTTCGCAAGGTGTTGGGCGACATCCACACGACCCTCCTGTCGGCGGTCCTACCCAACGCCTTCAGGATGGTAAAAAAGAAGCCGCCGTCTTTCTTCGGGGCATCTTTTCTCATGGGCTCGCTGGGCGGGATGGGCTACTTTGCCTACtggtttttaaaaaagaaatacatgtAG
- the gdap1l1 gene encoding ganglioside-induced differentiation-associated protein 1-like 1 isoform X4, with translation MASSNHVTPTNCSWWPISAMEEDGKITDGEECEEPTAEPKPINKDRLVLYHWTQSFTSQKVRLVINEKGLVCEERDVSLPLQEHKEPWFMRLNLGEEVPVFLHGDTIISDYNQIIDYLEKHFVGEAVAQLIPDADSPLHERVQQYRQLLDGLPMDAYTHGCILHPELTTDSMIPKYATAEIRSQKCELWLCGPDFTLADICLGALLHRLKFLGLSKKYWEDGSRPNLQSFFVRVQKRYAFRKVLGDIHTTLLSAVLPNAFRMVKKKPPSFFGASFLMGSLGGMGYFAYWFLKKKYM, from the exons ATGGCGTCTTCCAACCATGTTACCCCCACCAACTGTAGCTGGTGGCCCATCTCAGCCATGGAGGAAGACGGCAAAATCACAGACGGAGAGGAGTGCGAGGAACCGACGGCAGAGCCCAAACCCATCAACAAAGACAGGCTGGTTTTGTACCACTGGACGCAGTCTTTCACCTCccaaaag GTACGTCTCGTCATTAATGAGAAAGGCCTGGTCTGTGAGGAGAGGGATGTGAGCTTGCCGCTGCAGGAGCACAAGGAGCCTTGGTTCATGAGGCTGAACCTGGGCGAGGAGGTGCCCGTCTTCCTCCACGGAGACACCATCATCAGTGACTACAACCAGATTATAGATTACCTGGAGAAACACTTTGTGGGAG AGGCGGTGGCTCAGCTGATTCCCGACGCAGACTCGCCTCTTCACGAGCGCGTGCAGCAGTACCGTCAGCTACTGGACGGCCTGCCCATGGACGCTTACACACATGGCTGCATCCTCCATCCAGAGCTCACCACTGACTCTATGATCCCAAAGTATGCCACCGCAGAAATACGCA GTCAGAAGTGTGAGTTGTGGCTTTGTGGACCTGATTTTACACTAGCTGATATCTGCCTCGGAGCCTTGTTGCACAGGCTCAAGTTCTTGGGACTTTCTAAGAAATACTGGGAGGATGGCAGCCGACCCAACCTGCAGTCCTTTTTTGTGCGTGTGCAAAAACGCTACGCTTTTCGCAAGGTGTTGGGCGACATCCACACGACCCTCCTGTCGGCGGTCCTACCCAACGCCTTCAGGATGGTAAAAAAGAAGCCGCCGTCTTTCTTCGGGGCATCTTTTCTCATGGGCTCGCTGGGCGGGATGGGCTACTTTGCCTACtggtttttaaaaaagaaatacatgtAG
- the gdap1l1 gene encoding ganglioside-induced differentiation-associated protein 1-like 1 isoform X3, which yields MASSNHVTPTNCSWWPISAMEEDGKITDGEECEEPTAEPKPINKDRLVLYHWTQSFTSQKVRLVINEKGLVCEERDVSLPLQEHKEPWFMRLNLGEEVPVFLHGDTIISDYNQIIDYLEKHFVGGHLANAATELMKLDHEEPQLTEPYLSKQKKLMAKILDHDNVNYLKKILGELAMVLDQVEAELEKRKLEYQGQKCELWLCGPDFTLADICLGALLHRLKFLGLSKKYWEDGSRPNLQSFFVRVQKRYAFRKVLGDIHTTLLSAVLPNAFRMVKKKPPSFFGASFLMGSLGGMGYFAYWFLKKKYM from the exons ATGGCGTCTTCCAACCATGTTACCCCCACCAACTGTAGCTGGTGGCCCATCTCAGCCATGGAGGAAGACGGCAAAATCACAGACGGAGAGGAGTGCGAGGAACCGACGGCAGAGCCCAAACCCATCAACAAAGACAGGCTGGTTTTGTACCACTGGACGCAGTCTTTCACCTCccaaaag GTACGTCTCGTCATTAATGAGAAAGGCCTGGTCTGTGAGGAGAGGGATGTGAGCTTGCCGCTGCAGGAGCACAAGGAGCCTTGGTTCATGAGGCTGAACCTGGGCGAGGAGGTGCCCGTCTTCCTCCACGGAGACACCATCATCAGTGACTACAACCAGATTATAGATTACCTGGAGAAACACTTTGTGGGAG gacACCTGGCTAATGCTGCGACGGAGCTGATGAAGTTGGACCATGAGGAGCCTCAGCTGACAGAACCATACCTGTCCAAGCAGAAGAAGCTAATG GCAAAAATCTTGGACCATGATAATGTGAACTACCTGAAGAAAATCCTGGGGGAGTTAGCCATGGTTCTGGATCAAGTGGAGGCTGAACTGGAGAAGAGGAAACTAGAGTATCAAG GTCAGAAGTGTGAGTTGTGGCTTTGTGGACCTGATTTTACACTAGCTGATATCTGCCTCGGAGCCTTGTTGCACAGGCTCAAGTTCTTGGGACTTTCTAAGAAATACTGGGAGGATGGCAGCCGACCCAACCTGCAGTCCTTTTTTGTGCGTGTGCAAAAACGCTACGCTTTTCGCAAGGTGTTGGGCGACATCCACACGACCCTCCTGTCGGCGGTCCTACCCAACGCCTTCAGGATGGTAAAAAAGAAGCCGCCGTCTTTCTTCGGGGCATCTTTTCTCATGGGCTCGCTGGGCGGGATGGGCTACTTTGCCTACtggtttttaaaaaagaaatacatgtAG
- the gdap1l1 gene encoding ganglioside-induced differentiation-associated protein 1-like 1 isoform X1, with amino-acid sequence MASSNHVTPTNCSWWPISAMEEDGKITDGEECEEPTAEPKPINKDRLVLYHWTQSFTSQKVRLVINEKGLVCEERDVSLPLQEHKEPWFMRLNLGEEVPVFLHGDTIISDYNQIIDYLEKHFVGEAVAQLIPDADSPLHERVQQYRQLLDGLPMDAYTHGCILHPELTTDSMIPKYATAEIRRHLANAATELMKLDHEEPQLTEPYLSKQKKLMAKILDHDNVNYLKKILGELAMVLDQVEAELEKRKLEYQGQKCELWLCGPDFTLADICLGALLHRLKFLGLSKKYWEDGSRPNLQSFFVRVQKRYAFRKVLGDIHTTLLSAVLPNAFRMVKKKPPSFFGASFLMGSLGGMGYFAYWFLKKKYM; translated from the exons ATGGCGTCTTCCAACCATGTTACCCCCACCAACTGTAGCTGGTGGCCCATCTCAGCCATGGAGGAAGACGGCAAAATCACAGACGGAGAGGAGTGCGAGGAACCGACGGCAGAGCCCAAACCCATCAACAAAGACAGGCTGGTTTTGTACCACTGGACGCAGTCTTTCACCTCccaaaag GTACGTCTCGTCATTAATGAGAAAGGCCTGGTCTGTGAGGAGAGGGATGTGAGCTTGCCGCTGCAGGAGCACAAGGAGCCTTGGTTCATGAGGCTGAACCTGGGCGAGGAGGTGCCCGTCTTCCTCCACGGAGACACCATCATCAGTGACTACAACCAGATTATAGATTACCTGGAGAAACACTTTGTGGGAG AGGCGGTGGCTCAGCTGATTCCCGACGCAGACTCGCCTCTTCACGAGCGCGTGCAGCAGTACCGTCAGCTACTGGACGGCCTGCCCATGGACGCTTACACACATGGCTGCATCCTCCATCCAGAGCTCACCACTGACTCTATGATCCCAAAGTATGCCACCGCAGAAATACGCA gacACCTGGCTAATGCTGCGACGGAGCTGATGAAGTTGGACCATGAGGAGCCTCAGCTGACAGAACCATACCTGTCCAAGCAGAAGAAGCTAATG GCAAAAATCTTGGACCATGATAATGTGAACTACCTGAAGAAAATCCTGGGGGAGTTAGCCATGGTTCTGGATCAAGTGGAGGCTGAACTGGAGAAGAGGAAACTAGAGTATCAAG GTCAGAAGTGTGAGTTGTGGCTTTGTGGACCTGATTTTACACTAGCTGATATCTGCCTCGGAGCCTTGTTGCACAGGCTCAAGTTCTTGGGACTTTCTAAGAAATACTGGGAGGATGGCAGCCGACCCAACCTGCAGTCCTTTTTTGTGCGTGTGCAAAAACGCTACGCTTTTCGCAAGGTGTTGGGCGACATCCACACGACCCTCCTGTCGGCGGTCCTACCCAACGCCTTCAGGATGGTAAAAAAGAAGCCGCCGTCTTTCTTCGGGGCATCTTTTCTCATGGGCTCGCTGGGCGGGATGGGCTACTTTGCCTACtggtttttaaaaaagaaatacatgtAG
- the fitm2 gene encoding acyl-coenzyme A diphosphatase FITM2 → MAAVDVIVDKLVGLWRIPGVRHNFPWMFLLVSAVGSVLKELELVPETYFSNSRNALNVYFVKVSWGWTLLLLTPFILLSNSSFSRSASFLGQRLLCLVVATAVWYVCTETFFYIEDVTGSCYESNTLTAVNKEFRSKATCRRAGFHWHGYDISGHSFILAYSALFIMEETAPMASLKTASLSAMPRTILNLLYVALNLILIIWVWMFVCTSVYFHDLSHKLLGTICGLLCWYLTYRVWYLNPLSPGLPPQRHSKEQKQHA, encoded by the exons atggcggcggtggATGTCATTGTGGACAAGTTGGTGGGGCTTTGGAGGATACCGGGCGTCCGGCATAACTTCCCCTGGATGTTTTTACTCGTGTCAGCCGTGGGGTCGGTTCTGAAGGAGTTGGAGCTCGTCCCGGAGACATATTTCAGCAACAGCAGAAACGCACTGAACGT GTATTTTGTCAAAGTGTCCTGGGGGtggacgctgctgctgctcacaccgTTCATCCTCCTCTCCAACTCCTCCTTCAGCAGGAGCGCCTCCTTCCTTGGCCAGCGGCTGTTGTGCCTGGTGGTGGCAACAGCCGTCTGGTATGTCTGCACAGAGACCTTCTTCTACATTGAGGACGTGACCGGCTCTTGTTATGAAAGCAACACATTGACTGCTGTCAATAAGGAGTTCAGATCCAAAGCCACCTGCAGACGGGCTGGCTTCCACTGGCATGGTTACGACATCTCAGGACACTCGTTCATCCTGGCCTACTCTGCTCTCTTCATCATGGAGGAGACGGCCCCGATGGCGTCCTTGAAGACAGCCAGCCTGTCCGCAATGCCCAGGACGATCCTCAACCTGCTGTACGTGGCCTTGAACCTGATCCTGATCATTTGGGTGTGGATGTTTGTCTGCACCTCTGTTTATTTCCATGACCTGTCTCACAAGCTGCTAGGAACCATATGTGGCCTGCTGTGTTGGTATCTGACGTACCGGGTTTGGTATCTAAATCCTTTGTCACCAGGACTGCCCCCTCAGCGCCACTCAAAAGAGCAGAAACAGCATGCctaa